Proteins from a genomic interval of Streptomyces sp. Tu6071:
- a CDS encoding thioredoxin family protein gives MPATTDVTHLTDDRFASDVLLAPGPVLVEFTASWCPPCRQLAPVLADLARERAGELRVVALDVDEAPLTAARYGVLAAPTMILFRDGEPLGKLVGARSGRRLREELDRMAA, from the coding sequence ATGCCGGCCACCACTGACGTCACCCACCTCACCGACGACCGCTTCGCGTCCGACGTGCTGCTCGCCCCCGGCCCCGTCCTCGTCGAGTTCACCGCGAGCTGGTGCCCGCCGTGCCGTCAGCTCGCCCCCGTGCTCGCCGACCTCGCGCGGGAGCGCGCCGGGGAGCTGCGGGTCGTCGCGCTCGACGTGGACGAGGCACCGCTCACGGCCGCGCGGTACGGCGTGCTCGCCGCGCCCACGATGATCCTCTTCCGCGACGGCGAACCCCTCGGCAAGCTCGTCGGCGCCCGCTCGGGCCGCAGGCTGCGCGAGGAGCTGGACCGGATGGCCGCCTGA
- a CDS encoding carbon-nitrogen hydrolase family protein: MRLALGQLTSGPEPAANLDLVRERTREAAAGGARLVVFPEATMACFGIPLGPLAEPLDGPWAEGVRAVAAECGVVVVAGMFTPAPDGRVTNTLLATGPGVEAAYDKIHLYDAFGFAESATVAPGSEVVTIDVDGVRTGLATCYDVRFPELFRAHADAGALLSVLPASWGAGPGKREQWELLVRARALDATLYVAAVDQADPGASGPPRSGKAPTGIGHSLLAGPDGTIRATAGAEPGVVFAEVDAAEVTTVRESIPVLANRRLGGGA, from the coding sequence CTGAGGCTCGCGCTGGGCCAGCTCACCTCGGGCCCCGAGCCCGCGGCGAACCTGGACCTCGTGCGGGAGCGCACGCGCGAGGCCGCCGCCGGGGGAGCGCGGCTCGTCGTCTTCCCCGAGGCGACGATGGCGTGCTTCGGCATCCCGCTCGGACCGCTCGCCGAACCGCTCGACGGGCCGTGGGCGGAGGGCGTCCGCGCGGTCGCGGCAGAGTGCGGGGTCGTCGTGGTGGCGGGGATGTTCACGCCCGCCCCGGACGGGCGCGTGACGAACACGCTGCTCGCGACCGGCCCCGGCGTCGAGGCCGCGTACGACAAGATCCACCTCTACGACGCCTTCGGCTTCGCCGAGTCGGCGACGGTCGCCCCGGGCTCCGAGGTCGTCACGATCGACGTGGACGGCGTCCGTACTGGCCTCGCGACCTGCTACGACGTCCGCTTCCCCGAACTCTTCCGCGCCCACGCGGACGCGGGCGCGCTCCTGAGCGTGCTCCCCGCCTCCTGGGGCGCGGGCCCCGGCAAGCGCGAGCAGTGGGAACTCCTGGTCCGCGCCCGGGCCCTGGACGCGACGCTGTACGTGGCGGCGGTGGACCAGGCGGACCCGGGGGCGAGCGGCCCGCCCCGCTCCGGCAAGGCGCCGACGGGCATCGGCCACAGCCTGCTGGCGGGCCCGGACGGCACGATCCGGGCGACGGCGGGCGCGGAGCCGGGGGTGGTCTTCGCGGAGGTGGACGCGGCGGAGGTGACGACGGTGCGCGAGTCCATCCCGGTCCTGGCGAACCGGAGGCTGGGCGGCGGGGCGTAG